The window TTCCGTCGGACTGTCTTGCCGCCTCGCTGCACCGGGCGCTTCCGGATGCCACCGAGCTGGAACTGGCCTTTGGAGGCTTCAACAGGATCAGCCCCGGCACCCTCAAGACGGTGGTCGAGGGAATCCCCCACGGCAGCAAGATCCGGAAAGACGGCAAAATTGTTTCCATCCCGACGGGATCGCGCACCCGGCCTCTCAGGCTGGGCGGCAAGTCATACACGGGGGTTTCCATCCCCTGGGGCGACGTCTCGACCGCCTACCAGTCCACGGGCATTCCGAACATCACGGTCTATGTGCCGGTACCGGCGCCGGTCATCGCGGGAATGAGGATTGGCCGCCCGTTTCTGCCACTGTTCGGGCGGCCAGCTGTCCAGCGGTTCCTGAAAAACCAGATCGAACGGCGCGTGACCGGGCCGGATGAAACCTACCGCCAGTCGGCGAAGGTTTACCTCTGGGGCTGCGTGAGAAACGCCTCCGGCAAGACCGTTGAGGGAACGCTGGAGATTTCCGAAGTATACCTCTTCACCGTGGACGCGGCCCTCGCCGCCACCGAACGGGTCGCCGCCGGCGAAGTGCCGGGCGGAGCCTGGACACCTTCAAAGGCGTTCGGCGCCGGTTTCATTACCCGGCTACCGGGCGCGAAACTGCAGATCGGATAGGGACTGCCAGCGGCAGTTTCATGACCAGGTTTTCATCTTCGCACCGCCCTGCCCCGATGGACAAGTTTCGCCGGCAGCGGGTAG of the Deltaproteobacteria bacterium genome contains:
- a CDS encoding saccharopine dehydrogenase NADP-binding domain-containing protein — protein: MSEPAWMIYGANGYTGALAAEIAVKRGKRPVLAGRTADRIRPLAERLKLDYRAFGLDRPEEIRKGLDGMAAVLHCAGPFSATSRPMVDGCLAAGVHYLDITGEIEVFEAIAARHEEAKAAKVALMPGVGFDVVPSDCLAASLHRALPDATELELAFGGFNRISPGTLKTVVEGIPHGSKIRKDGKIVSIPTGSRTRPLRLGGKSYTGVSIPWGDVSTAYQSTGIPNITVYVPVPAPVIAGMRIGRPFLPLFGRPAVQRFLKNQIERRVTGPDETYRQSAKVYLWGCVRNASGKTVEGTLEISEVYLFTVDAALAATERVAAGEVPGGAWTPSKAFGAGFITRLPGAKLQIG